A genome region from Maridesulfovibrio salexigens DSM 2638 includes the following:
- a CDS encoding ammonium transporter, with protein sequence MNSADTSFILICAALVMFMTPGLALFYGGMVRSKNVLATIMQSFIMLGLVSIVWAVIGYSLSFGTDIGGIIGGMDFFALNGVGMDTVNSPADNLPHLLFMIFQCMFAVITPALITGAFAERMKFGALLIFSAFWVILVYAPMCHWVWGGGWMGDHGALDFAGGAVVHMSSAAAALAGCLIVGKRKGYGKEPFIPHNLPMTLLGAGMLWFGWFGFNAGSALAADGLAANAFVTTHLAAAAAVLGWLLVEAMHGGKPTTLGAASGAVAGLVAITPAAGFVTPMASIVIGFGGGMVCYGGVLMKSKFGYDDSLDVVGIHGLGGTYGAIVTGLFASIGAEGLFYGNASQLWIQIESCIATWAYCFTVSWILFKLIDKFYGLRPSEEEEVAGMDVSDHSEAGYQI encoded by the coding sequence ATGAATTCGGCGGATACTTCATTTATACTTATTTGTGCAGCTCTGGTTATGTTTATGACTCCGGGGTTGGCCCTTTTCTATGGTGGCATGGTGCGTAGCAAAAACGTATTGGCTACGATCATGCAGAGTTTCATCATGCTTGGACTCGTTTCAATTGTCTGGGCGGTCATCGGATATTCCCTCTCTTTCGGGACTGATATCGGCGGCATTATCGGCGGAATGGATTTCTTTGCCCTTAACGGTGTGGGCATGGATACGGTCAACAGCCCCGCCGATAACCTGCCTCATCTTCTTTTCATGATTTTCCAGTGTATGTTTGCGGTTATCACTCCCGCACTTATTACGGGTGCTTTTGCCGAGCGTATGAAGTTCGGGGCATTGCTGATCTTCAGCGCTTTTTGGGTTATTCTTGTCTACGCTCCCATGTGTCACTGGGTCTGGGGCGGCGGTTGGATGGGCGACCACGGCGCGCTCGATTTTGCTGGTGGAGCGGTTGTTCACATGAGTTCCGCTGCAGCAGCTCTTGCCGGATGTCTGATCGTGGGCAAGCGTAAGGGGTACGGTAAAGAGCCTTTCATTCCTCACAACCTGCCCATGACCCTGCTTGGTGCAGGTATGCTCTGGTTCGGCTGGTTCGGTTTTAACGCCGGTTCCGCCCTTGCTGCTGATGGTCTGGCTGCCAATGCTTTCGTAACCACCCATCTTGCTGCGGCTGCCGCAGTACTCGGCTGGTTGCTTGTTGAAGCCATGCATGGCGGTAAACCTACCACTCTCGGTGCTGCTTCCGGTGCTGTTGCCGGGCTGGTAGCCATTACTCCGGCTGCCGGTTTTGTAACTCCTATGGCTTCAATTGTTATCGGTTTCGGTGGCGGCATGGTCTGCTACGGCGGCGTACTTATGAAATCCAAGTTCGGCTACGATGATTCTCTTGATGTTGTCGGTATTCACGGTCTTGGCGGAACTTACGGTGCTATTGTTACCGGACTTTTTGCCAGCATCGGTGCGGAGGGTTTGTTTTACGGCAATGCCTCCCAGCTTTGGATCCAGATTGAATCCTGCATTGCCACTTGGGCCTACTGCTTCACTGTAAGTTGGATTCTTTTCAAGCTGATCGACAAATTCTATGGCCTGCGTCCTTCCGAAGAAGAGGAAGTTGCAGGGATGGATGTCTCGGATCACAGCGAAGCCGGTTACCAGATTTAA
- a CDS encoding metal ABC transporter solute-binding protein, Zn/Mn family: MKISKTIILTVISLLLNYSVAAAEQFQTTVSIAPLKYFVEKIGGENVKTNIMVKAGSSPATYEPQPKQMADLSKSEIYFAIGVPFEQAWLPRFKSANSNLEIVNLGEAVIHRSMKAHIHEDEGEHGHTHHDDHGEAKVKDPHVWLAPPLVRVISQKILETLIEHDPENAATYTSNYLSFAAEINDIDSELLKTFTQKGQKFSFMVYHPSWGYFADTYALNQIPIELEGKEPSPKKMAQLIEFAKTNSVKAIFIQPQFSQKSAQTIANAIDAKVLIADPLAEDWTANLRRTAKAFATQH; the protein is encoded by the coding sequence ATGAAAATATCTAAAACAATCATACTGACCGTAATAAGCCTACTACTAAACTATTCCGTAGCTGCCGCCGAACAATTCCAAACGACAGTCTCAATTGCACCACTGAAATATTTTGTGGAAAAAATCGGCGGGGAAAATGTAAAAACCAACATCATGGTAAAAGCAGGCAGCAGCCCGGCTACATACGAACCACAACCGAAACAGATGGCAGACCTGAGTAAGTCAGAAATATACTTCGCCATCGGCGTCCCTTTTGAACAGGCATGGCTCCCGCGATTCAAATCCGCCAACAGCAATCTTGAAATCGTAAATCTCGGAGAAGCAGTTATCCATAGGAGCATGAAAGCCCATATCCACGAAGACGAAGGAGAACACGGCCATACCCACCATGATGACCATGGTGAAGCAAAAGTTAAAGATCCTCACGTCTGGCTTGCCCCGCCCTTAGTCCGAGTCATCAGTCAGAAAATTCTAGAAACCCTGATAGAGCACGACCCCGAAAACGCAGCAACTTACACCAGCAACTACCTTAGCTTTGCAGCTGAAATAAACGACATTGACTCCGAACTACTAAAAACTTTTACCCAAAAAGGACAAAAGTTCAGTTTCATGGTCTATCACCCTTCATGGGGATACTTTGCCGACACCTATGCCTTAAACCAGATACCTATTGAACTGGAAGGCAAAGAGCCCAGCCCCAAAAAAATGGCTCAACTTATTGAATTTGCCAAAACCAACTCAGTAAAGGCTATTTTTATTCAACCCCAATTTTCTCAAAAAAGCGCACAAACCATAGCAAACGCCATTGACGCAAAAGTCCTTATTGCTGACCCACTAGCTGAAGACTGGACTGCTAACCTGCGCCGCACGGCCAAGGCATTTGCAACACAGCACTAA
- a CDS encoding sigma-54-dependent Fis family transcriptional regulator, with protein sequence MTISVNDYKALSKELDPEKLQKQILTLLLKLQNVERGSLWLERDGMYECVEALGEKSENIKGVRISSQENSIVGWVIRHGKMTIAEAGDSRHYSSMEKNFKIKSRLILCFPLKLEGQEVYGAVQVIDTSASGEQLNLDPAYLTMLQDMVDIGSISLRNSIEFQKQRIEFDQLSRTLSSIRNNKTIVGKSQSVNKALKLVQNYGATNYPVLLYGESGTGKELFAEEIHAQSSRAQKPFLTQNCSAIPENLLESELFGYVKGAFTGATSNKSGLFEAADGGTVFLDEIGDMDINLQAKLLRVLQESEIKPLGGTQTKRIDIRIISATNRNLEEEVRSGRFREDLYYRLNVLPLKLPALRERREDIHLLTGHFLSREAAHSHMLPKKMSNEAMAVMEKYNWPGNIRELENMVKQFQAMVPGDTISIKDLPLHIVHPGTKPPVENRARKQSEKTILPSDQQEALSSLTWKEMEYAYIMKMLEKFRWNISRAARAAEVNRSTFDSRMKKLGISKNN encoded by the coding sequence ATGACAATATCTGTAAATGATTACAAGGCCCTTTCTAAAGAATTAGATCCGGAAAAATTGCAGAAGCAAATTCTGACTCTGCTGCTTAAGCTGCAAAACGTTGAACGCGGCTCTCTTTGGCTGGAACGTGACGGCATGTATGAGTGCGTTGAAGCATTGGGAGAAAAAAGTGAGAACATTAAGGGAGTCAGAATCTCTTCACAGGAAAACAGTATTGTAGGCTGGGTAATTCGGCACGGAAAAATGACCATTGCCGAAGCAGGAGACTCCCGCCATTACAGCTCAATGGAAAAAAACTTCAAAATTAAAAGCCGTTTGATCTTATGTTTTCCACTTAAACTCGAAGGGCAGGAAGTTTACGGAGCGGTTCAGGTTATAGACACCAGCGCATCAGGAGAACAACTTAACCTAGACCCTGCCTATCTGACCATGCTGCAAGATATGGTTGATATAGGTTCTATTTCCTTACGCAATTCCATTGAATTTCAAAAACAGCGCATTGAATTCGACCAGCTCAGCCGAACCTTGAGCAGCATTCGAAACAACAAAACCATTGTGGGCAAAAGTCAATCTGTAAACAAGGCTCTCAAACTGGTTCAAAATTACGGTGCCACCAACTATCCGGTCCTGCTCTATGGTGAATCAGGAACAGGTAAGGAGCTCTTTGCAGAAGAAATCCACGCTCAGAGTTCGAGAGCTCAAAAACCTTTCCTGACCCAGAACTGCAGTGCCATCCCTGAAAACCTGCTCGAAAGTGAATTGTTCGGTTATGTGAAAGGAGCATTTACCGGTGCCACCAGCAATAAATCCGGTTTGTTTGAAGCGGCCGATGGAGGCACTGTCTTTCTTGATGAAATCGGGGATATGGACATCAACCTGCAAGCCAAACTACTCCGTGTGCTACAGGAAAGTGAAATCAAGCCCCTTGGGGGAACCCAGACCAAAAGAATCGATATCCGCATCATTTCTGCCACCAACCGTAACCTTGAAGAAGAAGTTCGCTCCGGCAGGTTCAGAGAGGACCTTTATTACAGACTCAACGTACTGCCCCTAAAACTCCCGGCCCTGAGAGAACGCAGAGAGGACATCCACCTGCTGACCGGACATTTTCTTAGCCGTGAAGCAGCACACAGCCACATGCTGCCTAAAAAAATGTCCAACGAAGCGATGGCTGTAATGGAGAAATACAACTGGCCGGGTAACATCCGCGAGCTGGAAAACATGGTCAAACAATTTCAGGCCATGGTTCCCGGAGACACTATCTCTATCAAGGACCTTCCCCTGCACATCGTGCACCCCGGCACTAAACCTCCTGTTGAAAACAGAGCCCGCAAACAGAGCGAAAAAACAATTTTGCCAAGCGATCAGCAGGAAGCGCTCAGTTCTCTAACATGGAAAGAGATGGAATACGCATACATAATGAAAATGCTTGAAAAATTCCGTTGGAATATCAGCCGCGCAGCCCGTGCTGCTGAAGTTAACCGTTCCACCTTTGATTCTCGCATGAAAAAACTTGGAATTAGCAAAAACAATTAA
- a CDS encoding hydantoinase/oxoprolinase family protein, whose product MLLLGIDVGGTHTDAVAIGPDGLEAQVKVATEHDNLLSSIRNSLGEILRHTDPSRIRQLNLSTTLSTNSIVEGNYEDVGVIVSAGPGLDPHSFMTCKDFHVIPGSLDHRGSETKRLDNLSLEEAIASCRKSGIKVYAAVTKFSPRNPAHEKSIELAIGDNADFITLGHQLTGRLNFPRRISTAFYNCAVWRVFNKFADAIADTLDEMGLGQIKVNILKADGGTMPLDLSRKVPVQSIFSGPAASVMGIIALCNITHDSIIYDIGGTTTDIAIFAGGSPLIEQEGIHIGSHPTLVRALKVHSIGIGGDSAISIFEGDIRVGPNRLGPSIAFGGKIPTLTDALIWKDSCDCGNTERSKSGFSAFAAKHGFEADELAEKAIGCAVDKIHSSTRSLVEEINQQPVYTIHELLENIKIIPRKIYIMGGPAQAMKMDIFRKFRLSTEVPQNYDVANAIGAALTRTTTELELFADTERGLMFIPSLGHRENIPRNYKIEDAERDAMNHLLAHLGEMHVASDGSNAQITSSSSFNMVNGATTVGRNIRVKCQIKPGVDRTYS is encoded by the coding sequence ATGCTCCTTCTCGGAATTGATGTCGGCGGAACCCATACAGACGCCGTTGCCATAGGTCCTGACGGATTGGAAGCGCAGGTCAAGGTTGCCACAGAACATGACAACCTGCTCTCCTCCATCAGGAACAGCCTTGGAGAAATACTCCGCCACACCGACCCGTCCCGCATACGCCAGTTGAACCTCTCCACAACGCTGTCCACCAACTCTATTGTAGAAGGAAACTACGAAGACGTGGGCGTAATTGTTTCCGCAGGACCGGGACTCGACCCCCATTCCTTCATGACCTGCAAGGATTTTCACGTTATCCCGGGGTCGCTGGATCACCGCGGATCTGAAACCAAACGGCTTGATAACCTATCCCTTGAAGAAGCCATTGCGTCCTGCCGTAAATCCGGGATCAAAGTATACGCAGCAGTCACCAAATTTTCCCCCCGCAATCCGGCCCATGAAAAATCCATTGAGCTGGCCATCGGCGACAATGCGGACTTCATTACTTTAGGTCACCAGCTCACCGGACGACTGAACTTCCCGCGCCGTATTTCCACTGCCTTCTACAACTGTGCGGTCTGGAGGGTCTTTAACAAATTTGCCGATGCCATTGCCGACACCCTTGATGAAATGGGACTCGGTCAGATCAAGGTTAATATCCTAAAAGCAGACGGTGGCACTATGCCGCTTGATCTTTCCCGCAAGGTTCCGGTGCAATCCATATTTTCCGGTCCCGCAGCAAGTGTCATGGGCATAATCGCTCTGTGCAACATCACCCATGACTCTATCATCTACGATATCGGCGGAACCACCACCGACATAGCAATATTCGCTGGAGGCAGTCCGCTTATTGAGCAGGAAGGCATCCACATCGGCTCCCACCCCACCCTTGTGCGGGCATTAAAAGTCCACTCCATCGGAATCGGTGGAGATTCAGCCATATCCATATTTGAAGGCGATATCCGGGTCGGCCCCAACCGCCTCGGACCATCTATTGCTTTCGGGGGTAAAATCCCGACCCTGACCGACGCACTTATCTGGAAGGATTCCTGCGATTGCGGCAACACTGAGCGGTCGAAATCCGGCTTCAGTGCTTTTGCCGCCAAACACGGTTTTGAAGCTGACGAATTAGCTGAGAAAGCTATCGGATGCGCAGTGGATAAGATACATAGCTCTACCCGCAGCCTTGTGGAAGAGATCAACCAGCAGCCGGTTTATACCATCCATGAACTTTTGGAGAACATAAAGATCATCCCCCGCAAGATTTACATCATGGGCGGCCCTGCTCAAGCTATGAAAATGGATATCTTCCGCAAGTTCCGCCTTTCAACCGAAGTTCCGCAAAATTACGATGTAGCCAATGCCATCGGTGCGGCCCTGACCCGCACTACCACCGAACTGGAACTATTCGCCGACACCGAACGCGGACTCATGTTCATCCCGTCTTTGGGACACCGCGAAAACATCCCCCGCAACTACAAAATCGAAGACGCGGAAAGAGATGCCATGAACCACCTGCTGGCCCATCTCGGAGAAATGCATGTTGCCTCAGACGGTTCCAATGCCCAGATAACCAGTTCCTCATCATTTAATATGGTAAACGGAGCCACTACTGTCGGGCGCAATATCAGGGTAAAATGTCAGATTAAACCCGGCGTGGACCGGACATATTCATAA
- a CDS encoding histone deacetylase family protein — protein sequence MLKAENSLGIIFFPAFDWAISPTHPEREERLLYTQDQLREEGLFDIEGIREYKPEVASSVDIERVHFCFPEAEAVATRSHCISAGGAIKAAQLVMEGERDRAFALVRPPGHHAMKTVQGSRGFCAINIEAIMCEYIRENYGPKRIAIVDTDCHHGDGTQDVYWHDPDTLFISLHQDGRTLYPGTGFPKESGGPKALGRTVNIPLPPGTSDAGFMMVMENAVMPILDDFKPDLIINSAGQDNHFTDPITNMNFSAQGYAALNSMLKPDIAVLEGGYAIQGALPYVNLGISLAMAGVDYSHVREPGFNPETLRESDEIMDYIATICEGVKDIYFNPPAESVEGVISGGWSVRHRNIFYDTEGFTESQTESLLLCDNCRGLLKVETQREGGPMGFGLEIPAAACDKCRNQGYSLLEEAQVKSRYRYIQLINRKDKDYLRYGF from the coding sequence ATGCTCAAGGCTGAAAACAGTCTGGGAATCATATTTTTCCCCGCCTTTGACTGGGCAATTTCCCCCACCCACCCGGAACGGGAGGAAAGACTGCTCTATACTCAGGACCAGCTGCGCGAAGAAGGACTCTTCGACATCGAAGGCATCCGTGAATACAAGCCCGAAGTGGCTTCCAGCGTAGATATTGAACGGGTCCATTTCTGCTTTCCCGAAGCCGAGGCAGTAGCAACACGCTCGCACTGTATTTCCGCAGGCGGGGCCATCAAAGCAGCACAGCTTGTTATGGAAGGAGAGCGGGACAGGGCCTTTGCACTCGTGCGTCCGCCGGGTCACCACGCAATGAAGACAGTGCAAGGATCACGCGGGTTCTGCGCCATCAACATCGAAGCAATCATGTGTGAATACATCCGCGAGAATTACGGCCCCAAACGCATCGCCATTGTGGATACCGACTGCCATCACGGGGACGGTACACAGGATGTTTACTGGCACGATCCCGACACCCTGTTCATATCCCTGCATCAGGATGGACGAACCCTCTATCCGGGGACGGGATTTCCAAAAGAATCAGGCGGACCTAAAGCTCTCGGGCGCACAGTGAATATTCCCCTGCCCCCCGGCACATCCGATGCCGGTTTCATGATGGTCATGGAGAATGCGGTTATGCCTATTCTTGATGACTTCAAGCCGGATCTGATCATCAACTCCGCCGGACAGGATAATCACTTCACCGACCCGATCACCAACATGAATTTCTCGGCACAAGGTTATGCTGCCCTGAACTCCATGCTCAAGCCCGATATTGCCGTACTGGAAGGGGGCTACGCTATTCAGGGAGCCCTGCCTTACGTAAACCTGGGCATCAGTCTGGCTATGGCCGGAGTGGATTATTCCCATGTACGCGAACCGGGCTTCAACCCTGAAACACTCAGGGAATCCGATGAGATCATGGATTACATCGCAACCATTTGCGAAGGGGTTAAAGACATTTATTTTAATCCGCCCGCAGAAAGCGTGGAAGGAGTGATTAGTGGAGGCTGGTCCGTACGTCATCGCAATATTTTCTACGATACCGAAGGATTCACCGAATCCCAGACTGAATCCCTGCTGCTTTGCGATAACTGCCGGGGACTGCTTAAGGTAGAAACCCAGCGAGAAGGCGGCCCAATGGGATTTGGACTGGAAATACCCGCTGCGGCCTGCGACAAATGCCGCAATCAGGGATATTCGCTTTTGGAAGAAGCACAGGTCAAAAGCCGCTACCGCTACATTCAGCTGATCAACCGCAAGGACAAGGATTACCTGCGCTACGGATTTTGA
- a CDS encoding methyl-accepting chemotaxis protein yields MDNGNGKFMRTVAWIYFGVLIVAAAFCGVILSSFSNEPWAMTGLASGLIALLVLLGICIFAVLKNQVVRPVECLTNFAKLVIKGEYSEADKCTSPGIDGLRAAVSELSDSYKERLGFSTSILEGLPLGCCIVDTKEHITFLNKEILEMIGSNERPESYHGRMISQIFYHDDRKSLIGHCMDDDTRAMNREVIFKHVDGSDINILANLFPLHDVVGNVIGGCCLYINTTELKQREAHILDQNELIARAADQADSVVYELSSAAEQLRGLVGEARKGAMVQSEEAGQAATAMEEMNATVLEVARHAQEAASDADKAKSEAEKGEDTVAGVVSAIDEVSGQASSLRASMEDLDVKAEAIGNVLSVIEDIADQTNLLALNAAIEAARAGEAGRGFAVVADEVRKLAEKTVQATTEVHQAVSNIQQGAKTNVKATEAAVESVARSTSLAGESGEALARIVSMSEETSDRIRSIATAAEQQAAASEQINRSTETVNRISNETEQAMVESSAAIEKLAKLADDLSGIIHGMQKK; encoded by the coding sequence ATGGACAATGGAAATGGAAAATTCATGCGCACTGTCGCGTGGATTTATTTTGGGGTGTTAATTGTCGCCGCGGCCTTTTGCGGCGTAATCTTATCTAGTTTCAGCAATGAACCTTGGGCTATGACCGGGTTGGCTTCCGGTTTGATAGCACTGCTGGTTTTGCTGGGAATCTGCATTTTTGCCGTTCTCAAAAATCAGGTCGTCCGACCTGTTGAATGTCTTACAAATTTTGCAAAGCTTGTGATCAAGGGTGAGTACTCCGAAGCTGATAAATGCACCAGCCCGGGGATTGACGGCTTGCGTGCTGCTGTGAGCGAGTTGAGTGATTCTTACAAGGAAAGGCTTGGCTTCAGCACAAGTATCCTTGAAGGTCTGCCGCTCGGTTGCTGTATTGTAGACACTAAAGAACACATTACTTTTCTTAACAAAGAAATTCTGGAAATGATCGGTTCAAACGAAAGACCCGAATCATATCATGGACGCATGATTTCCCAGATTTTTTATCATGATGATCGCAAATCCCTGATCGGTCACTGTATGGATGACGATACCCGGGCCATGAACCGTGAAGTCATTTTCAAGCATGTGGACGGCAGTGATATCAATATTCTGGCCAACCTTTTTCCCCTGCATGATGTGGTTGGTAATGTTATCGGCGGATGCTGCCTGTATATCAACACCACCGAATTGAAGCAGCGTGAGGCACACATTCTTGATCAGAATGAACTTATTGCCAGAGCTGCTGATCAGGCTGATTCCGTTGTTTACGAGTTGAGCAGCGCGGCAGAGCAGTTGCGTGGTCTCGTCGGTGAGGCTCGCAAGGGAGCGATGGTGCAGAGTGAGGAAGCAGGGCAGGCTGCAACTGCCATGGAAGAAATGAATGCTACCGTGCTCGAAGTTGCCCGACATGCGCAGGAAGCTGCAAGCGATGCAGATAAAGCTAAGTCTGAAGCTGAGAAAGGTGAAGATACTGTTGCCGGAGTTGTCAGTGCTATTGATGAAGTGTCCGGTCAGGCCAGCTCTCTGAGAGCTTCCATGGAAGATCTGGACGTGAAGGCTGAAGCTATCGGTAATGTCCTTAGCGTGATTGAAGATATCGCGGACCAGACCAATCTGCTGGCTCTGAATGCTGCGATTGAGGCTGCTCGTGCAGGTGAAGCTGGACGCGGATTTGCTGTTGTAGCTGACGAAGTCCGCAAGCTTGCGGAGAAAACCGTTCAGGCAACAACTGAGGTTCATCAGGCTGTTTCAAATATTCAGCAGGGCGCTAAGACTAACGTTAAGGCTACAGAGGCTGCAGTTGAGTCTGTTGCCCGCAGTACTTCGCTTGCCGGGGAATCCGGTGAGGCTTTGGCGCGCATCGTATCCATGTCCGAGGAAACTTCGGACCGGATCAGATCTATCGCAACTGCTGCAGAGCAACAGGCCGCAGCCAGTGAGCAGATTAACCGTTCCACTGAAACGGTTAACCGCATTTCAAATGAAACTGAACAGGCCATGGTCGAATCTTCAGCGGCCATTGAAAAATTGGCCAAGCTGGCGGATGATCTTTCCGGTATTATTCACGGAATGCAGAAGAAATAA
- a CDS encoding 4-hydroxybenzoate octaprenyltransferase, whose amino-acid sequence MKDILCKYLKKLWENTVLGCRMVKIEHSIFALPFAYMGIFLASGTWPEFKPFALLTVAMVAVRSFAMAVNRLFDINIDSENPRTRTRPLVTGELTPFFTFCFIAVCAVVFVFACKGMNELCYKLSYFALGWSAFYSLTKRFTMLCHFVLGSVLGLAPVAGWLCVDPTFSLPAILFFFGVTFWVAGFDILYATQDRKFDRNRGLNSVPANLGIQRALTISTFSHINTVIFFALAGLAAGLGWIYFSTLAVVGGILIFEHQVISAEDMSRVNMAFFTLNGVISVLLFLGTFADIML is encoded by the coding sequence TTGAAGGATATTCTTTGTAAATACTTGAAGAAGTTGTGGGAAAATACCGTACTGGGCTGCCGGATGGTTAAGATTGAACACTCCATTTTTGCCCTTCCGTTCGCTTATATGGGTATTTTTCTGGCCAGCGGAACCTGGCCTGAATTCAAGCCTTTTGCACTGCTGACCGTGGCTATGGTAGCTGTTCGCTCCTTCGCCATGGCTGTGAACAGACTCTTTGATATCAATATCGACAGTGAAAATCCGCGAACCCGGACACGTCCGCTGGTAACCGGGGAATTGACTCCGTTCTTTACTTTCTGCTTCATCGCGGTTTGCGCCGTAGTTTTTGTTTTCGCCTGTAAGGGCATGAATGAACTTTGCTACAAGCTTTCATACTTTGCACTGGGGTGGTCGGCTTTTTATTCCCTGACCAAACGTTTTACCATGCTTTGCCATTTCGTGCTCGGCTCCGTGCTTGGTCTGGCTCCTGTTGCAGGCTGGCTCTGTGTTGATCCTACTTTTTCCCTGCCTGCGATCCTGTTTTTCTTCGGGGTTACTTTCTGGGTGGCCGGATTCGATATTCTCTATGCTACTCAGGACCGTAAATTTGACCGTAACCGCGGACTCAATTCAGTTCCGGCTAATCTCGGTATCCAGAGGGCTTTGACCATATCCACATTCAGTCATATCAATACGGTTATCTTTTTCGCGCTGGCCGGGTTAGCCGCAGGACTGGGCTGGATCTATTTCTCAACTCTCGCGGTAGTGGGCGGAATTCTCATTTTTGAACATCAGGTGATTTCCGCTGAAGATATGAGCCGGGTGAATATGGCTTTCTTCACTTTGAACGGTGTAATTTCGGTACTCCTGTTCCTGGGAACTTTTGCCGACATAATGTTATAG
- a CDS encoding DMT family transporter: MRLFFIAMSFIFGALAPTQAGVNLKLRGFVGDPVLAAIVSFAVGTMSLLVYAYFTKVPLPEGSAVLKGPWWMWTGGFMGAFFVAAAVVVAPVLGAGIMMCWMVAGQMAASLVLDHYGIIGYAVREATPGRILGALLVIVGAVLIEKF, from the coding sequence ATGCGGCTGTTTTTTATTGCAATGTCATTCATATTCGGTGCTCTTGCGCCGACTCAGGCCGGGGTTAACTTAAAACTGCGCGGTTTTGTGGGTGATCCTGTTCTGGCTGCCATTGTGTCTTTTGCTGTGGGGACAATGAGTCTGCTGGTTTATGCCTACTTTACCAAGGTTCCGCTTCCTGAAGGTTCTGCTGTTCTCAAAGGACCGTGGTGGATGTGGACCGGCGGATTTATGGGCGCTTTCTTTGTGGCGGCGGCAGTCGTGGTGGCTCCGGTGCTGGGTGCCGGAATAATGATGTGTTGGATGGTTGCCGGACAAATGGCAGCTTCCCTTGTGCTGGACCACTATGGAATCATAGGGTATGCCGTGCGGGAAGCAACGCCGGGCCGTATTCTCGGAGCTTTGTTGGTCATTGTCGGCGCTGTGCTGATTGAGAAATTTTAG